A single genomic interval of Acidobacteriota bacterium harbors:
- a CDS encoding tetratricopeptide repeat protein — translation MRLSIPMVRGLAAVALFTGLLAAGCGSKAVNHKIAQARPDSDPGRTRTAAREEKVAEPLDYRAYNLYVNGLLYEAVGDIYNAAKQYRKALQFFPESQQIGLAFGRVLYYLREPTEALATLSKLEPQDVDVLQLTAQCYHQLELPDSVRSTYVRLVALDPDNTVAFSFLVNFYRQKNDLDSTIWAYESLIRLHPENFRHLNDLARLLATHRELERAAEAFRQSLGIESGPANVFAVIGLGELFVIAGQPDSAIATFKRGLELSPDNLVLHRELTGLYAQADSLYAALHHARKVATLAPMERSAKRRLGALYFAVDSVAVADSIFSSLVASGDRSALNHYYLGRIAGLNDNWEQARDEFLKETQLADTLDGSWLDLALAYRQLGRIDQEIEAYQTGLNRMRDETSAINLSFALGATYERAGRIEEAVATFEQIIAHDSSHSPSLNYLGYMLADKGERLEYARELIARALELSPDNAAYLDSYGWVYYRLGDFKEALKHLEKAVSLDTDAVIFDHLGDTHQALGDMAKAREWWQKALDQQPDNERIREKLDR, via the coding sequence ATGCGATTAAGTATACCCATGGTCCGTGGTCTTGCAGCCGTTGCGCTTTTCACGGGACTGCTGGCAGCCGGATGCGGATCGAAGGCGGTCAACCACAAGATAGCCCAGGCCCGCCCGGATTCGGACCCGGGGCGTACCCGAACTGCCGCCCGGGAGGAGAAGGTTGCAGAACCGCTTGATTACCGTGCGTACAACCTCTATGTCAACGGCCTTCTGTACGAGGCAGTGGGGGATATCTACAACGCCGCCAAGCAGTACAGGAAGGCGCTTCAGTTCTTTCCCGAGTCGCAACAAATCGGCCTGGCGTTTGGACGCGTACTGTACTACCTGCGCGAACCGACCGAGGCACTGGCCACACTCAGCAAACTCGAGCCACAGGACGTCGACGTACTGCAACTCACGGCCCAGTGCTATCACCAACTCGAGTTGCCGGACAGTGTACGGTCAACATACGTACGGCTGGTCGCCCTCGACCCCGATAACACGGTTGCGTTCTCGTTTCTGGTCAACTTCTACCGACAGAAAAACGACCTGGATTCTACGATATGGGCGTATGAGAGTCTGATTCGCCTGCACCCGGAGAATTTCCGCCATCTGAACGACCTGGCCAGACTGCTGGCCACACATCGCGAGTTGGAACGGGCGGCAGAGGCTTTCCGCCAATCGCTGGGCATTGAATCCGGCCCGGCCAACGTGTTCGCTGTGATCGGCCTGGGTGAGCTGTTCGTAATAGCGGGGCAGCCCGACTCGGCTATCGCAACGTTTAAACGAGGACTTGAACTATCCCCGGACAACCTGGTGCTTCATCGAGAGTTAACCGGCCTATACGCCCAGGCGGATTCACTGTACGCCGCTTTGCACCATGCCCGGAAGGTGGCGACGCTTGCACCGATGGAGCGCTCGGCCAAGCGGCGGCTGGGGGCCCTTTACTTTGCCGTCGACTCGGTGGCGGTGGCCGATTCCATATTCAGCTCTCTGGTGGCCTCCGGTGATCGCAGTGCGCTAAACCATTATTACCTGGGACGGATTGCGGGCCTGAATGACAACTGGGAGCAGGCTCGCGATGAATTCCTGAAAGAGACGCAGTTGGCCGACACTCTCGATGGAAGCTGGCTCGACCTGGCGCTTGCCTATCGGCAACTGGGCCGTATCGACCAGGAGATCGAGGCTTATCAAACCGGCCTGAACCGCATGCGGGACGAAACCAGCGCCATCAATCTCTCCTTTGCGCTCGGAGCGACATATGAGCGAGCCGGCCGGATCGAGGAAGCGGTCGCCACCTTCGAGCAGATCATTGCGCACGATTCCAGTCATTCGCCCTCGCTGAACTACCTGGGCTACATGCTGGCCGACAAGGGAGAGCGACTCGAGTATGCCCGGGAGTTGATCGCCCGGGCTCTGGAATTGTCGCCCGACAACGCCGCGTACCTTGACAGCTACGGCTGGGTCTACTACCGGTTGGGAGACTTCAAGGAGGCCCTCAAGCACCTGGAAAAGGCAGTATCCCTTGACACCGATGCGGTTATTTTCGATCATCTGGGAGACACGCACCAGGCCTTGGGCGATATGGCAAAAGCCCGGGAGTGGTGGCAGAAGGCACTTGATCAGCAGCCTGATAACGAACGAATCAGGGAGAAGCTGGACCGTTGA
- the tyrS gene encoding tyrosine--tRNA ligase translates to MTDTSADSLGVEQKKELERQLQVILRGVVELLPEVEFRAKLARSIGENKPLRIKQGFDPTAPDIHLGHTVGVRKLRDFQDLGHQIVLIVGDYTAMVGDPSERSATRPRLAYDDIMKNAETYQKQFFKILDKSRTEVRFNGEWFRQMDFVEIMNLATRFTVARLLERDDFANRIKNGIPISLHELFYPLMQGYDSVAIKADLELGATEQTFNLLAGRTIQEAYGLDPQCILTVPILVGTDGEKRMSKSLGNYIGIDEPAREIFGKVMSIPDRLIYEYFELAANVPLEKLREIKTALSSPDVNPMDIKKELGVTLVDMYHPAGSGGRAREEFERVFSQKQLPDEIPELTPAELGQLGLDPGRIYLVHLMTKAGLSRSNSEARKLIEAGSVSLDEKKITDTGFEFQLSGDMVLKVGKRRFLRLKSV, encoded by the coding sequence TTGACGGATACATCGGCAGACAGCCTCGGTGTGGAGCAAAAGAAGGAACTGGAGCGCCAGCTCCAGGTAATCCTGCGCGGCGTGGTAGAGTTGCTGCCCGAGGTCGAATTCAGGGCCAAGCTGGCGCGCTCCATCGGGGAGAATAAGCCGCTTCGCATCAAACAGGGCTTCGATCCCACGGCTCCCGACATCCATCTCGGCCACACGGTGGGCGTCCGAAAGCTCAGGGATTTCCAGGACCTGGGTCACCAGATCGTTCTCATCGTGGGCGATTATACCGCCATGGTCGGCGACCCGTCGGAACGATCCGCCACCCGTCCCCGGCTGGCCTACGACGATATCATGAAGAACGCCGAGACGTACCAGAAACAGTTCTTCAAGATTCTGGATAAGTCCAGAACCGAGGTTCGGTTCAACGGCGAATGGTTTCGACAGATGGATTTTGTCGAGATCATGAACCTGGCTACCCGGTTTACGGTGGCCCGGCTTCTCGAGCGCGATGACTTCGCCAACAGGATCAAGAACGGCATTCCCATCTCGCTGCATGAGCTGTTCTACCCGCTGATGCAGGGGTACGATTCGGTGGCTATCAAGGCGGACCTGGAGCTTGGCGCGACGGAGCAGACGTTTAACCTGCTTGCGGGCCGGACCATCCAGGAAGCGTACGGCCTCGATCCTCAGTGCATCCTGACCGTGCCGATACTTGTCGGTACCGACGGCGAGAAGAGAATGTCGAAATCCCTGGGCAACTATATCGGAATCGACGAACCGGCGCGAGAGATTTTCGGCAAAGTGATGTCGATCCCGGACCGGCTCATATATGAGTATTTCGAGCTTGCCGCGAACGTGCCACTGGAAAAACTTCGGGAAATCAAAACGGCGCTGTCCAGCCCGGATGTCAACCCGATGGATATCAAGAAAGAGCTGGGGGTGACGCTGGTGGACATGTACCATCCGGCCGGCTCGGGTGGCCGTGCCAGGGAAGAGTTTGAGCGCGTTTTTTCGCAAAAGCAGCTTCCGGACGAAATACCGGAACTGACACCCGCGGAACTTGGCCAACTCGGCCTTGATCCCGGGCGCATCTATCTTGTCCACCTGATGACCAAAGCCGGACTGAGCCGGTCAAACAGTGAAGCAAGAAAACTGATCGAGGCGGGAAGCGTTTCACTGGACGAGAAGAAGATCACCGACACTGGCTTCGAGTTCCAACTAAGCGGTGATATGGTGCTCAAGGTTGGGAAGCGACGCTTTCTCCGATTAAAATCGGTTTGA
- the gatD gene encoding Glu-tRNA(Gln) amidotransferase subunit GatD, which translates to MSDLFKGYKGDGLAVLKKFKVRVWSETRVKTTRGDFSGIILPRSENDDDRHIVLKLATGYNVGIATDTIIDMHESGYKEAHYKIPEKEFPVSEDKPGIKLLGTGGTIASRLDYRTGAVIPAFSPGELYGAVPELADICNLTTEKLFAVFSENMGPDQYTKLAVAIGEEIRKGIDGIVIGHGTDTMHHTASALAFMVQNPPVPVVLVGSQRSSDRPSSDAALNLIHATKAAAESDIAEVMVCMFGPTSDKYGLLHKGTRVRKMHSSYRSTFRTVGDIPLAMVDRETITPLRQDYNRRRKDRQVTILPYFEERVALVYYYPNMHRDIIDSLVDNGYKGIVIAGTGLGHVNKPVYPAIERATKEGVAIYMTVQTLWGYVHMFVYDTGRDLMARGIIPTENMLPEVAYVKLGWALGQTSDLARVKEIMLTPLCGEITEREPYNGYLIFQGGIPEVEEFLHKIHK; encoded by the coding sequence ATGTCTGATCTGTTCAAAGGATACAAGGGCGACGGCCTGGCCGTGCTGAAGAAGTTCAAGGTGCGGGTCTGGAGCGAAACGCGGGTCAAGACGACGCGCGGCGATTTCTCCGGCATAATCCTGCCCCGGTCGGAGAACGACGACGACAGGCATATCGTTCTGAAGCTGGCCACCGGCTACAATGTCGGCATCGCCACTGACACAATCATAGACATGCATGAAAGCGGTTACAAGGAAGCTCACTACAAGATACCGGAAAAAGAGTTCCCCGTATCCGAAGATAAACCGGGCATCAAGCTGCTCGGCACCGGAGGGACCATTGCCTCCCGGCTCGACTACCGCACCGGCGCGGTGATACCGGCCTTTTCCCCGGGCGAACTGTACGGTGCCGTCCCCGAACTGGCCGACATCTGCAACCTGACGACCGAGAAGCTGTTCGCCGTGTTCAGTGAAAACATGGGCCCGGACCAGTACACGAAGCTGGCCGTGGCTATCGGCGAGGAGATCAGGAAAGGTATTGACGGTATCGTCATCGGTCACGGTACCGATACCATGCACCACACGGCGTCGGCTCTGGCCTTCATGGTACAGAACCCACCGGTTCCCGTTGTGCTCGTCGGGTCGCAGCGATCGTCCGACCGGCCTTCATCCGACGCCGCGCTCAACCTGATCCATGCCACCAAAGCTGCCGCCGAGTCGGACATCGCGGAGGTTATGGTCTGCATGTTCGGTCCCACCTCGGACAAGTACGGGCTTCTACACAAAGGAACCCGGGTGCGTAAAATGCACTCCTCCTATCGGTCAACGTTCCGTACGGTGGGCGATATCCCGCTGGCCATGGTGGACCGCGAGACAATCACGCCGCTGCGGCAGGATTACAACCGCCGCCGCAAGGACCGGCAGGTCACGATCCTGCCGTACTTCGAAGAACGGGTGGCGCTGGTCTACTACTACCCCAACATGCACCGCGACATCATCGATTCCCTGGTGGACAACGGCTACAAAGGGATCGTGATCGCCGGGACCGGGCTGGGGCACGTCAACAAGCCGGTCTACCCCGCCATCGAGCGAGCCACGAAGGAGGGCGTGGCCATCTACATGACGGTGCAGACGCTGTGGGGCTATGTGCACATGTTCGTCTATGACACCGGCCGTGATCTCATGGCCAGGGGCATAATCCCGACCGAGAACATGCTTCCCGAGGTGGCCTACGTCAAGCTGGGCTGGGCGCTCGGCCAAACCTCCGACCTGGCCAGGGTGAAAGAGATTATGCTTACCCCCCTGTGCGGCGAGATTACGGAACGAGAGCCGTACAACGGCTACCTCATTTTTCAGGGCGGCATCCCTGAAGTCGAAGAGTTCCTGCACAAGATCCACAAGTAA
- a CDS encoding PBP1A family penicillin-binding protein translates to MVIPPRKVVARLRGRRFRNPILVLFALLFVLAVILFYRTYRIYRSELPSFEQLHNIEPSLSTRIFDRNGTLLKEFYTENRALTPLRSMPPHLTGMLLAVEDQEFYDHWGLNLRRILIVATNNLIKGRITAGASTISQQVARMLFLDRRVTYERKIKEALTAVKLERTYSKDEIIEMYLNQHYFARGTYGVAAAARLYFGKAVPDLNLNDCAILIGMTKGPNINSPLNNPDKALQARNRVLYTYFSVGGLTRTQYDSLRAELLQISAPKEEVGIAPYFTEAIRQGILERYGEDVLYSGGLKVFTSLDATLEVAAEEAVAKKVDSLRAMIERTYSLTNPAYSFNLPDTVDEFGDSIRVYKKIQGAFIAIDNFNGDVLAMVGGRSFEETQLNRSYQSPRQAGSVFKPFVYTACIDNGFRTTDIVDDNPIVLDIPGAKQWRPHNFDYKFRGPIPLRTAIQDSRNLATIRLLLKISPQEAIFYARRMGITSPLDPVPSLAIGTADVRLIEMVSAFSIFPNRGIHIPYRMVRQIVDRYGKVIEDNRAILKEEVLSAQTAYIMVDLMQSVVKEGTGRRSQWMGFTRPAGGKTGTSNAFCDNWFIGYTPQITAGVWIGFDDRTSIGRGMDGSRNGVPPWTEFMIAAHDSLPIAGFEEPDGIVHLDVCRESGELATDRCIDVRNEVFMVENQPTGTCHIHPSSGLYTPRATQEQPIQEDTASDRVHF, encoded by the coding sequence ATGGTCATTCCACCTAGAAAAGTCGTTGCGAGGCTCAGGGGTCGCCGTTTCAGAAACCCCATTCTCGTGTTGTTCGCCCTGTTGTTTGTGCTCGCGGTCATTTTATTCTATCGCACCTACCGGATATACCGCTCGGAACTGCCGTCCTTCGAACAACTGCACAACATCGAGCCGAGCCTGAGTACTCGCATTTTCGACCGGAACGGCACGTTGCTCAAGGAGTTTTACACCGAGAACCGGGCGTTGACACCGCTGCGGAGCATGCCGCCGCACCTGACCGGCATGTTGCTGGCCGTCGAGGATCAGGAGTTTTACGATCACTGGGGTCTTAACCTGAGGCGTATCCTCATTGTAGCCACCAACAACCTGATCAAGGGACGGATCACCGCCGGGGCCTCCACCATCAGTCAGCAGGTGGCGCGGATGTTGTTCCTTGACCGGCGCGTCACGTACGAGCGCAAAATCAAGGAGGCATTGACAGCCGTTAAGCTGGAGAGGACATACTCCAAGGATGAAATCATCGAGATGTACCTCAACCAGCACTATTTCGCCCGGGGGACGTACGGCGTGGCGGCGGCGGCACGGTTGTACTTCGGTAAGGCCGTCCCCGACCTTAACCTTAACGACTGTGCCATCCTGATTGGCATGACCAAGGGTCCGAACATCAATTCGCCGCTGAACAACCCGGACAAAGCACTGCAGGCGCGCAACCGCGTGCTGTACACGTATTTCTCCGTGGGCGGATTGACGCGGACGCAGTACGATTCCCTCAGGGCCGAACTATTGCAGATCTCAGCCCCGAAGGAAGAGGTCGGGATTGCACCGTATTTCACGGAGGCCATCCGGCAGGGGATTCTGGAAAGGTACGGCGAGGATGTCCTGTATTCGGGCGGTCTGAAAGTGTTCACGTCGCTCGATGCCACGCTGGAGGTGGCGGCCGAGGAGGCCGTGGCTAAAAAGGTCGATTCCCTTCGGGCGATGATAGAGCGCACCTACAGCCTGACCAACCCGGCGTATTCGTTCAACCTGCCGGACACTGTTGACGAGTTCGGCGATTCCATCCGCGTGTACAAGAAGATCCAGGGGGCGTTCATTGCCATCGACAACTTCAACGGCGACGTGCTCGCCATGGTGGGCGGGCGGTCATTCGAGGAAACCCAGCTTAACCGTTCTTACCAGTCGCCGCGGCAGGCCGGCTCGGTGTTCAAGCCGTTCGTCTACACGGCCTGCATCGACAACGGGTTCCGCACGACGGACATAGTCGACGACAACCCCATCGTTTTGGACATCCCGGGGGCCAAGCAGTGGCGGCCGCACAACTTCGACTACAAGTTCCGAGGGCCGATCCCCCTTCGCACCGCCATCCAGGACTCGCGCAACCTGGCCACCATCAGGCTGCTGCTCAAGATCAGCCCCCAGGAGGCCATCTTCTACGCCCGCCGCATGGGCATCACGTCGCCGCTCGACCCGGTTCCCTCGCTGGCTATCGGGACCGCTGACGTTCGGTTGATAGAGATGGTCTCGGCCTTTTCCATTTTCCCCAACCGGGGGATCCATATCCCCTACCGGATGGTGCGCCAGATTGTCGACCGCTACGGCAAGGTGATCGAGGACAACCGGGCGATCCTCAAGGAAGAAGTGCTCTCAGCGCAGACGGCGTATATCATGGTGGACCTGATGCAATCGGTGGTCAAGGAGGGCACCGGCAGGCGTTCGCAATGGATGGGCTTCACGCGGCCGGCCGGTGGCAAGACCGGCACCTCCAACGCCTTCTGCGATAACTGGTTTATCGGCTACACCCCGCAGATTACGGCCGGGGTCTGGATCGGGTTCGACGACCGCACTTCTATCGGCCGGGGCATGGACGGGTCCAGGAACGGTGTCCCGCCGTGGACCGAGTTCATGATCGCCGCCCACGACTCCCTGCCGATAGCCGGCTTCGAGGAGCCTGACGGCATCGTCCATCTTGATGTCTGCCGCGAATCCGGGGAGCTTGCCACCGACCGGTGTATCGACGTCCGCAACGAGGTCTTCATGGTCGAGAACCAGCCGACCGGCACGTGCCACATACATCCGTCGAGTGGTCTGTATACTCCCCGCGCCACGCAGGAGCAGCCGATTCAGGAAGACACCGCCAGCGACCGCGTGCATTTCTAA
- a CDS encoding YbhB/YbcL family Raf kinase inhibitor-like protein — protein MAIIVTSAAFEEGGMIPREYTCDGADISPPLSWSGVPPAAKSMALICDDPDAPAGTWVHWVLFNLPLDTTELPQSIPPEETLANGARHGVTDFGRHGYGGPCPPGGTHRYYFKLYALDTMLEIAGRVTKTGLLSAMEGHTLAQGHLMGKYRRQ, from the coding sequence ATGGCGATAATCGTCACCAGTGCCGCCTTCGAAGAGGGCGGCATGATTCCCAGGGAGTATACCTGTGACGGCGCGGATATTTCTCCCCCGCTTTCCTGGAGCGGAGTGCCGCCGGCGGCAAAGAGCATGGCGCTGATATGCGACGACCCCGACGCGCCCGCGGGTACATGGGTCCACTGGGTGCTGTTTAACCTCCCGCTCGATACCACGGAACTGCCTCAGAGCATTCCGCCCGAGGAGACTCTCGCCAACGGCGCCAGGCACGGCGTGACGGATTTCGGCCGGCACGGGTACGGCGGCCCATGTCCGCCCGGAGGCACGCACCGGTACTATTTCAAGCTCTATGCCCTCGATACGATGCTGGAGATCGCGGGGCGCGTGACCAAGACGGGGCTTCTGAGTGCGATGGAAGGACATACCCTGGCCCAGGGTCATCTAATGGGGAAATACCGCAGACAGTAG
- a CDS encoding Ig-like domain-containing protein translates to MRYRVRQRGYVFTVGVLVLAAFFGCAQISAPPGGEEDRTGPVLIGSSPENESVMVTTGDRIALYFSEPLLKPLTGSPVFISPRPASEPRIQWKKDRIIITLPEAFKANRTYVITLNATVTDLRRNRLDSSATIAFSTGAAIDTGRVSGYLYKDNARAAAAVAALYDLSLFGDTIAYDSVYPSYLAPTNSDGFFSFRYLPEHEYRLVAFEDKNRNERPDPYREPFAVPDRSIVVGGPLPLDALNLHLATADTLAPAILSASQTTDGLVRVRLSRPIGLGRLRHHPEMIRLLPSNPDEQPVPARGFLESSEEESSTLTVFFDTLITGSYGLEVTPDSAEVAMTYDQIEIQAVEDETVPKIIAFQPEDKAHFPDAVEMQMTLSEPLDTSKITDQTFVLWQSETRTVALARHWIDRFHIGFVPEKIRPGERYRLDVTEFDLADLAGNLLGDSLTQYGFSTLDADSLGRISGEVTVNLPDRTDAPVVLTFQSVSGSDAFELPVSGRSFGIDVPGGKYLLSGFVDSNGNGRRDGGSLIPLEPAETTAFYADTVAVRARFETSGILFEFR, encoded by the coding sequence ATGCGGTACCGGGTGAGGCAGAGGGGTTACGTTTTCACAGTTGGCGTGCTGGTGCTGGCCGCCTTCTTCGGATGCGCCCAGATCAGCGCCCCGCCCGGCGGGGAAGAGGACCGGACCGGACCGGTTCTTATCGGGTCTTCGCCCGAAAACGAATCCGTTATGGTGACGACCGGCGACCGGATTGCCCTGTACTTCTCCGAACCTCTCCTGAAGCCGCTGACCGGCTCTCCCGTTTTCATCTCCCCGCGTCCGGCCAGCGAGCCCCGGATCCAATGGAAGAAGGACCGCATCATCATCACGCTGCCGGAGGCCTTTAAGGCCAATCGGACGTACGTCATCACGCTCAATGCCACTGTTACCGACTTGCGCAGGAACCGTCTTGACAGTTCCGCTACCATCGCGTTCTCCACCGGAGCAGCCATCGATACCGGCCGTGTATCCGGGTATCTTTACAAAGACAACGCCCGGGCGGCTGCCGCCGTGGCGGCCCTGTATGACCTGTCGCTGTTCGGTGATACGATTGCCTACGATTCCGTCTACCCCAGTTACCTGGCTCCAACCAACAGCGACGGCTTCTTCAGTTTCCGGTACCTGCCGGAACACGAGTACCGGCTGGTGGCTTTTGAGGATAAGAACCGGAACGAGCGACCTGACCCGTACCGTGAACCTTTTGCCGTGCCCGATCGCAGTATAGTGGTCGGGGGACCGCTTCCTCTCGATGCGCTTAACCTTCACCTCGCGACTGCCGATACTCTCGCACCCGCCATCCTGTCGGCGTCCCAGACCACCGACGGGCTCGTGCGGGTTCGCCTGTCCAGGCCGATCGGACTGGGCCGGCTCCGTCACCACCCGGAGATGATCAGGCTGCTGCCCTCCAATCCGGACGAACAGCCCGTGCCCGCCCGGGGTTTCCTCGAGTCCTCCGAAGAAGAATCGTCGACACTGACGGTCTTTTTCGACACTCTGATTACGGGCAGTTACGGGCTTGAAGTGACTCCCGATTCGGCCGAAGTGGCGATGACGTACGACCAGATCGAAATCCAGGCCGTCGAAGATGAGACGGTCCCGAAGATAATCGCCTTCCAACCGGAGGATAAGGCGCATTTCCCGGACGCCGTCGAAATGCAGATGACCCTGTCGGAGCCGCTGGATACATCCAAGATTACGGATCAGACATTTGTCCTGTGGCAGTCGGAGACACGGACGGTGGCTCTGGCCCGCCACTGGATCGACCGCTTCCATATCGGGTTTGTCCCGGAGAAGATCAGACCGGGCGAGCGTTACCGCCTTGATGTTACGGAGTTCGACCTGGCGGACCTTGCAGGCAACCTGCTTGGTGACTCGCTTACGCAGTACGGCTTTTCGACGCTGGACGCCGATTCGCTTGGCCGTATTTCAGGCGAGGTCACGGTGAACCTGCCGGATCGCACCGACGCCCCGGTCGTGCTCACCTTCCAAAGTGTTTCCGGCAGTGACGCTTTCGAGCTGCCCGTTTCCGGAAGGTCCTTCGGCATAGACGTCCCCGGCGGCAAATATCTTCTGTCCGGCTTTGTCGACAGCAACGGCAACGGCCGGCGCGACGGCGGCTCGCTGATTCCTCTTGAGCCGGCCGAGACGACGGCGTTCTATGCCGACACGGTCGCCGTGAGGGCTCGGTTCGAGACATCCGGTATCCTGTTCGAGTTCAGGTAA
- the gatE gene encoding Glu-tRNA(Gln) amidotransferase subunit GatE — translation MNVLSDAAANYERTGQLVGYVPRKLAAPEVYADLGFKSGLEIHQQLKTEKKLFCRCPAGIYQKDGEFDAEVIRHMRPTLSEMGEYDGTALMERKTRKNIIYRIKYETACTYEIDDTPPFPLNREALGIAIKIALMLNLNIVGELHITRKQYLDGSIPTGFQRTAIIGIEGDIALSNGPVRIIQLSVEEDACREVSDVGHWRVYTTDRLGMPLIETVTYPDMKTPDEVADAAHYLRFLTRSTGNVRTGIGAARQDVNVSIDGGTRVEIKGVAHIRSIPELVHNEAFRQKALLLIRDALRERVTDPSAWKASHIDLNFNNALSQYAPVREAKKQGQRLVAVNLPRFGGILSFFTQPGQSFADELSGRLKVIACLERPNMLQSEQTGEPLPALPPQALSQIREKLGARDGDAQVVVWGASDDVDTAIETIEERCRMAYEGVPNETRQALADGTTLFERVLPGPDRMYPDTDSAPIPVEQSHIDEQKRDLPTSVRNRTLQLEEWGVPRDTHHYILKRNLAGLISRIVEDLGYEAKFAGTVIGHTLRHLEGTVSPASPFDYERVYEVFAFVSARQLERRIIQEMLPVAYEHPNMVLDSALTTIQYKPMSWQEIISFAPSLDEKFREICRSRDPGAGARWIMGNLRRLAIGNVPMSDLRTYVENLTAHV, via the coding sequence GTGAACGTACTTTCTGACGCTGCCGCAAACTATGAGCGAACCGGGCAACTGGTCGGATATGTTCCCCGTAAGCTGGCCGCACCGGAGGTGTACGCAGACCTCGGGTTCAAGTCCGGCCTGGAAATCCATCAGCAACTGAAGACTGAAAAGAAGCTGTTCTGCCGCTGCCCGGCCGGGATTTATCAGAAGGACGGCGAATTCGACGCGGAAGTGATTCGGCACATGCGGCCGACGTTAAGCGAGATGGGCGAATACGACGGCACCGCCCTCATGGAGCGCAAGACCCGGAAAAACATCATCTACCGGATCAAGTATGAGACCGCCTGCACGTATGAGATCGACGACACGCCGCCATTCCCGCTGAACCGCGAGGCGCTCGGAATCGCCATCAAAATCGCCCTCATGCTGAACCTGAACATCGTGGGCGAACTGCACATCACCCGTAAGCAGTATCTCGACGGCAGCATTCCGACGGGATTTCAGCGGACGGCCATTATCGGTATCGAGGGCGACATAGCGCTGAGCAACGGCCCGGTCAGGATCATCCAGCTGAGCGTCGAAGAAGACGCCTGCCGTGAGGTCTCGGACGTCGGCCACTGGCGCGTATATACTACTGACCGTCTGGGCATGCCGCTGATCGAGACGGTCACGTATCCTGACATGAAGACGCCTGACGAGGTCGCCGACGCCGCCCACTACCTCAGGTTCCTGACCCGGAGCACGGGAAACGTCCGCACCGGCATAGGTGCGGCGCGCCAGGACGTCAATGTCAGCATTGACGGCGGCACGCGGGTGGAGATAAAGGGGGTGGCCCATATACGCTCGATTCCTGAGCTGGTGCACAATGAAGCCTTCCGGCAAAAGGCCCTGCTGCTGATAAGGGATGCGCTCAGGGAGCGCGTCACTGATCCTTCCGCATGGAAGGCGTCGCATATAGACCTGAACTTCAACAATGCGCTCTCGCAGTATGCGCCCGTTCGGGAGGCCAAGAAGCAGGGGCAACGGCTGGTGGCGGTCAACCTGCCCCGGTTTGGCGGCATCCTTTCGTTCTTTACCCAGCCGGGGCAGTCGTTCGCCGACGAGTTGAGCGGGCGTCTCAAGGTCATCGCCTGCCTGGAAAGGCCCAACATGTTGCAATCGGAGCAGACCGGCGAGCCTTTGCCGGCCCTGCCGCCGCAGGCGCTGTCGCAGATACGAGAGAAACTCGGCGCCCGTGATGGCGATGCCCAGGTTGTCGTCTGGGGCGCATCCGATGACGTTGACACGGCCATAGAGACTATCGAGGAACGTTGCCGCATGGCGTACGAGGGCGTTCCGAACGAAACGCGCCAGGCTCTGGCAGACGGCACGACTCTATTCGAACGCGTGCTGCCCGGCCCCGACCGGATGTATCCGGATACCGACTCCGCCCCGATCCCCGTGGAACAGTCACATATCGACGAGCAGAAACGGGACCTGCCCACGTCCGTGCGCAATCGTACCCTGCAGCTCGAGGAATGGGGCGTTCCGCGGGACACGCACCATTACATTCTGAAGCGCAATCTGGCCGGCCTGATATCCAGGATAGTTGAAGACCTTGGCTACGAGGCGAAATTCGCGGGCACCGTCATCGGACACACGCTGAGGCATCTGGAGGGCACCGTCAGCCCGGCTTCGCCGTTTGATTATGAGCGGGTGTACGAGGTGTTTGCCTTCGTCAGCGCCAGGCAGCTCGAGCGGCGGATTATCCAGGAAATGCTGCCCGTTGCCTATGAGCACCCCAACATGGTGCTTGACTCGGCTCTGACGACTATCCAGTATAAACCGATGTCGTGGCAGGAAATTATATCTTTCGCGCCGTCACTTGACGAGAAGTTTCGTGAAATCTGCAGGTCGCGCGATCCGGGCGCCGGGGCGCGCTGGATCATGGGGAACCTGCGCAGGCTCGCGATCGGCAACGTCCCCATGAGTGACCTGAGAACCTACGTCGAGAACCTGACCGCTCATGTCTGA